In Parasteatoda tepidariorum isolate YZ-2023 unplaced genomic scaffold, CAS_Ptep_4.0 HiC_scaffold_1540, whole genome shotgun sequence, the genomic window TTTGAGGGAAAATAATCTGGATGGACTCTTGAAGAAATTCTCACTTTAGAAATATGGTTGAGTAAGTATTGTCCTCTCAGAGGATCATCCTACATAGACCTACCCCCGTCTATTAAATCTAAGAAGGCCATAACCGTGGATAATAGAGATAATCGCTGCTTCATGTGGGCAGTTCTGTCCGCCCTCCATCCTGTACAGAACCACCATCAACATGCCTCCCGACATGAACACTATGAGTCGTTTATTTCTACTCTCAATTTTACCGGAATTGAATTCCCCGTGAGACTGCAAGACGTATCTAAATTTGAGAAACTGAACGGACTCTCTATCAATGTATACGGACTAACGGAGAATGATAAAGTATATCCCCTAATCATTACGGATGAAGAGAAATCTCCCCATGTCGACCTGATCTATCTTACCAGTGCATCATCCTCTCACTACGCCTGGATTAAAGACTTGTCCAGACTACTTTCTAGTCAATATTCCAAACACAATGGAAAGCGACTCATCTGCCGCCGTTGTTTGCAGTTTTTCACAACGGAACCAGTACTTACACGCCATCAGTTGAGCTGTAGTCAGCGTGAAGCTGTCAGAGTGCAGATGCCCGAAGACAAGTGGCTGTCTTTCAAGAACATGAAGCATACCCAGCCAGTCCCATTCGTCATTTATGCCGATTTCGAATGCCTCACAAAGCCAGTAGATTCTTGTCAGCCTAACTCTAAAGAGTCATACACCGAAACCAATCAAAAACACGAGCCCATTAGCTTTTGTTATTATATCACATCAACAATGGGACCGTACAAGGAACCATTCGTCTATCGCGGACCTAACGCAGAGAAAATGTTCATGGAGCGCATGAAATTAGAAGCTGCCGATATCCACCGGATCTACAAACACCCGCTGCCAATGGATCCTCTAACAGAAGAGGAGCAACGAGCCTTCGACACAGCAACACATTGCTACTTATGCCAGGAAAAGTTCTCTAAAAACAACTACAAAGTAAGGGACCATGACCACCAAACCAAAAAGATACGTGGGGCGGCTTGCAATACCTGCAACTTAAAAGCAAGAACTCCTAATTTCATACCGGTCATCTTCCACAACTTGTCCGGATATGACAGCCACCTCTTCATCAAGGAACTGGGTGGGGATGACGGAGATATTACTGTTATCCCAGAAAATACCGAGAAGTACATCTCCTTCTCAAAGCAAGTCGGAA contains:
- the LOC107449481 gene encoding uncharacterized protein, whose amino-acid sequence is MWAVLSALHPVQNHHQHASRHEHYESFISTLNFTGIEFPVRLQDVSKFEKLNGLSINVYGLTENDKVYPLIITDEEKSPHVDLIYLTSASSSHYAWIKDLSRLLSSQYSKHNGKRLICRRCLQFFTTEPVLTRHQLSCSQREAVRVQMPEDKWLSFKNMKHTQPVPFVIYADFECLTKPVDSCQPNSKESYTETNQKHEPISFCYYITSTMGPYKEPFVYRGPNAEKMFMERMKLEAADIHRIYKHPLPMDPLTEEEQRAFDTATHCYLCQEKFSKNNYKVRDHDHQTKKIRGAACNTCNLKARTPNFIPVIFHNLSGYDSHLFIKELGGDDGDITVIPENTEKYISFSKQVGKHLSLRFLDSFRFMASSLDQLARNLTEDQFKLIQRYFSSDHLALLLRKGVYPYDYINHADKFNETVLPPQEAFYNRLNETNITAEDYEHAQKVWEVFRLNSLGEYADLYVKSDVLLLADIFENFRDVCMKTYGLDPAWYYTAPGLSWDAMLKKTGVQLELLQDYDMLLFYRERDSRWSFPMLPSICKSQ